The Fibrobacter sp. UWB2 genome window below encodes:
- a CDS encoding acyl carrier protein, whose product MDINEFIEHFAEQFEETDAAEFKADTKFHDLDEWSSLMALNIIAMVDEEYDITLKGADIENSATIEDLFNTVKSKK is encoded by the coding sequence ATGGATATCAACGAATTCATTGAACATTTTGCCGAGCAGTTCGAAGAAACTGATGCTGCCGAATTTAAGGCTGATACCAAGTTCCATGACTTGGACGAATGGTCTTCTTTAATGGCTCTCAACATCATTGCAATGGTCGATGAAGAATACGATATTACGCTCAAGGGCGCTGATATTGAAAACTCTGCAACTATTGAAGATTTGTTTAACACTGTAAAGAGCAAAAAGTAA
- a CDS encoding acetyltransferase, with translation MAELKNIAIYGAGGFGREVACSINKINEKEPTWNLLGFFDDGVEKGKMVSHFGPILGGMQELNAWQGKINVIVAIGNPNTVKKVVEKITNANVEFPNLIYPNTYYSDKESFTIGKGNIIQGGCAFSCDVTIGNFNVFNGSVVLGHDVKIGDYNSFMPAVRISGEVTMGDCNFFGVNSIVLQLLKIKNGVRLAAGSVLMTKPKENSLYIGVPAKREKI, from the coding sequence ATGGCTGAACTTAAGAATATTGCAATTTACGGTGCAGGCGGCTTTGGTCGCGAAGTAGCATGTTCCATCAACAAGATTAACGAAAAAGAACCAACATGGAATCTGCTCGGTTTTTTTGACGATGGCGTGGAAAAAGGCAAGATGGTCTCACATTTTGGCCCTATCCTTGGTGGCATGCAAGAATTGAACGCTTGGCAAGGTAAAATCAATGTGATTGTGGCCATTGGGAACCCTAATACAGTCAAAAAAGTAGTCGAAAAGATTACTAATGCGAATGTTGAATTCCCGAACCTGATTTACCCTAATACCTATTACTCCGATAAGGAGTCGTTTACTATAGGCAAGGGAAACATAATTCAGGGTGGTTGTGCTTTTTCTTGTGATGTGACCATTGGTAATTTCAATGTTTTTAACGGATCTGTCGTTCTTGGACACGATGTTAAAATTGGTGATTACAATTCCTTTATGCCCGCTGTTCGTATATCTGGTGAAGTAACAATGGGAGATTGCAACTTTTTCGGAGTCAACTCCATTGTACTTCAATTGTTGAAAATAAAGAATGGCGTAAGACTTGCTGCTGGCAGTGTTTTAATGACAAAACCAAAGGAAAATAGCCTTTACATTGGCGTCCCTGCCAAGCGTGAAAAAATTTAA